In a single window of the Deinococcus aetherius genome:
- a CDS encoding ABC transporter ATP-binding protein, producing the protein MTATMTRPAQAASASPQGVSLTLDGVTYRYGRGRPGLGPVTLHVQPGEFLCVVGPSGSGKSTLLSLLAGFLRPQAGEIRLGDTPVTGPDPRLTLVQQEPALFPWRTVTGNVAFGLERRRFPRAERDARVQETLRLVGLEGYGPRRVHQLSGGQRQRVSLARALAVQPRLLLLDEPFSALDDRTRTVLADELLGIWWERKVTVVFVTHNLEEALALGQRVVALRGGEVALDAPARELSVGRLREMLEG; encoded by the coding sequence ATGACCGCCACGATGACCCGCCCCGCCCAGGCTGCCAGCGCCTCCCCCCAGGGGGTCAGCCTGACGCTTGACGGGGTGACCTACCGCTACGGGCGGGGAAGGCCCGGACTGGGCCCGGTGACCCTGCACGTCCAGCCCGGCGAGTTCCTGTGCGTGGTCGGGCCCTCGGGGAGCGGCAAGAGCACGCTGCTCTCGCTGCTGGCGGGCTTCCTGCGGCCCCAGGCGGGCGAGATTCGGCTGGGCGACACGCCCGTCACCGGCCCCGACCCGCGCCTGACCCTCGTGCAGCAGGAACCGGCCCTCTTCCCCTGGCGCACGGTGACGGGGAACGTCGCCTTCGGGCTGGAGCGTCGCCGCTTTCCCCGAGCCGAGCGGGACGCCCGGGTGCAGGAGACGCTGCGCCTCGTGGGGCTGGAGGGGTACGGCCCCCGGCGCGTCCACCAGCTTTCCGGCGGGCAGCGCCAGCGGGTGAGCCTCGCCCGCGCCCTCGCCGTGCAGCCGAGGCTCCTGCTCCTCGACGAGCCTTTCAGCGCCCTCGACGACCGCACGCGCACAGTCCTTGCCGACGAGTTGCTCGGCATCTGGTGGGAGCGGAAGGTCACCGTCGTCTTCGTCACGCACAACCTGGAGGAGGCGCTGGCGCTGGGGCAGCGGGTGGTGGCCCTGCGCGGGGGCGAGGTGGCGCTGGACGCCCCGGCGCGGGAGCTGAGCGTGGGGCGGCTGCGGGAGATGCTGGAGGGCTAG
- a CDS encoding acetylornithine/succinylornithine family transaminase: MTAQGEAKQGSASKWLNAELQYDSGVYNKHQVVMVRGQGATVWDEQGRSYIDCVAGYGVANIGHCHPDVVRAIKEQAEKLIVMPQTLPNDKRAEFLTELVSVLPQGLGRVFLCNSGTEAMEAAKKFAITATGRQRFVSMRRGFSGRTLGALAFTWEPKYREPFGDAVDNRNVDFITYGSVEELRAAVTDQTAAVILEPVQGEGGVRPASPEFIQEARRITRERGALLILDEIQTGFCRTGKMFACEHSGVIPDGMTLAKAMAGGVPVGAFAMTAEVADRMPGGGHGTTFGGNPLAMAAGVAAIRAMKREGMAEQAREKGAYFMERLRAIRSPKIREVRGLGLMIGVELKEKSAPYISALEHEEGVLALAATPLVVRFLPPVTISKEQIDQVVAAFERVLGSVNPREGRQAELAGVREEKQTE; the protein is encoded by the coding sequence GTGACCGCACAGGGTGAAGCGAAGCAAGGAAGCGCGAGCAAGTGGCTGAACGCCGAGCTGCAATACGACTCCGGCGTCTACAACAAGCATCAGGTCGTGATGGTGCGCGGTCAGGGCGCGACCGTCTGGGACGAGCAGGGGCGGTCCTACATCGACTGTGTGGCCGGGTACGGGGTGGCGAACATCGGCCACTGCCACCCCGACGTGGTGCGGGCAATCAAGGAGCAGGCCGAGAAGCTGATCGTGATGCCCCAGACCCTCCCCAACGACAAGCGCGCCGAGTTCCTGACCGAACTCGTGAGCGTGCTGCCGCAGGGCCTGGGGCGGGTATTCCTGTGCAACTCGGGCACCGAGGCGATGGAGGCGGCCAAGAAGTTCGCCATCACGGCGACGGGCCGCCAGCGGTTCGTGAGCATGCGCCGGGGCTTTTCAGGCCGTACGCTGGGCGCCCTCGCCTTCACCTGGGAGCCCAAGTACCGCGAGCCCTTCGGCGACGCGGTGGACAACCGGAACGTCGACTTCATCACCTACGGCAGCGTCGAGGAACTGCGTGCGGCGGTGACGGACCAGACCGCCGCCGTGATCCTCGAACCCGTGCAGGGCGAGGGCGGCGTGCGGCCCGCTTCCCCCGAGTTCATCCAGGAGGCCCGCCGCATTACCCGCGAGCGGGGCGCCCTGCTGATCCTCGACGAGATTCAGACGGGCTTTTGCCGCACGGGCAAGATGTTCGCCTGTGAGCACTCGGGCGTGATCCCCGACGGCATGACGCTGGCGAAGGCGATGGCGGGCGGCGTGCCGGTGGGTGCCTTCGCCATGACCGCCGAGGTCGCCGACCGGATGCCGGGGGGCGGTCACGGCACGACCTTCGGGGGCAACCCGCTGGCGATGGCGGCTGGAGTCGCCGCCATCCGGGCAATGAAGCGCGAGGGGATGGCCGAGCAGGCGCGCGAGAAGGGCGCGTATTTCATGGAGCGGCTGCGCGCCATCCGCTCTCCGAAAATCCGCGAGGTGCGCGGTCTGGGCCTGATGATCGGGGTGGAACTCAAGGAGAAGAGTGCGCCCTACATCTCGGCCCTGGAGCATGAGGAAGGCGTGCTAGCCCTCGCCGCCACGCCCCTCGTCGTGCGCTTCCTGCCGCCCGTGACGATCAGCAAGGAGCAGATCGATCAGGTGGTCGCCGCCTTCGAGCGGGTGCTCGGCAGCGTCAATCCGCGCGAGGGGCGTCAGGCCGAACTCGCCGGGGTCCGGGAGGAGAAGCAGACGGAGTAG
- a CDS encoding glutathionylspermidine synthase family protein: MRRLTFRERPNWEARLQEVGFTWYAPTPEHPVPYWGEDACYAFTPAQIEGLRRDAQDLTDMVLETTGAAILAGRPGELGIPAFLHGAVRESWDRDDPTVYMRLDLAYDGQGHARLLEVNAQTPTSLIEAAVSQWHWLEDRLASGELPPGATQWNTIHEGLGEQWAYLMRERGVTQAHFSAAREVEDIATVTYLRDLALAAGVSGSFLAADEIGTSPGESYLLDTWSLPIRHLMWLWPFEYAWESRDAAFLASTGTRFIEPLWKAVTGSKGLLALLHGRYPDSGLVLPATLMPGALGSGVVRKPLYSREGQNVALPGASATPGVYGDLPTIEQAYAELPAFDAKDGPRYPVLGVWVAGDEVCGLGIREGRTRVTDNRATFVPHVVLPG, from the coding sequence ATGCGGCGCCTCACCTTCCGCGAGCGACCGAACTGGGAAGCCCGGCTTCAGGAGGTTGGCTTCACGTGGTACGCCCCCACTCCAGAGCACCCCGTCCCCTACTGGGGCGAGGACGCCTGCTACGCCTTCACCCCCGCGCAGATCGAGGGCCTCCGGCGTGACGCCCAGGACCTCACCGACATGGTACTGGAGACGACCGGGGCGGCCATCCTGGCGGGGAGGCCGGGCGAACTGGGCATCCCCGCCTTCCTCCACGGGGCGGTGCGCGAGTCCTGGGACCGCGACGACCCGACCGTCTACATGCGCCTGGACCTCGCCTACGACGGGCAGGGGCACGCCCGGCTGCTGGAGGTGAACGCGCAGACGCCCACCTCGCTCATCGAGGCGGCGGTCAGCCAGTGGCACTGGCTTGAGGACCGGCTGGCGTCGGGGGAGTTGCCCCCCGGGGCGACCCAGTGGAACACCATCCACGAGGGGCTGGGCGAGCAGTGGGCGTACCTGATGCGCGAGCGGGGCGTGACCCAGGCGCACTTCAGCGCCGCCCGTGAGGTCGAGGACATCGCCACCGTCACCTACCTGCGTGACCTCGCCCTCGCGGCGGGGGTGAGCGGGTCCTTCCTCGCGGCGGACGAGATCGGCACGAGCCCGGGCGAGTCGTATCTGCTCGACACGTGGTCCCTGCCCATCCGCCATCTGATGTGGCTGTGGCCCTTCGAGTACGCCTGGGAGTCGCGGGACGCGGCCTTCCTGGCGAGCACCGGGACCCGCTTCATCGAGCCGCTGTGGAAGGCGGTCACGGGGAGCAAGGGACTCCTCGCCCTCCTCCACGGGCGTTACCCGGACAGCGGACTGGTGCTCCCGGCGACCCTGATGCCCGGCGCGCTAGGTTCCGGGGTGGTCCGCAAGCCCCTGTACTCCCGCGAGGGGCAGAACGTCGCCCTGCCCGGCGCATCTGCCACACCCGGCGTCTACGGTGACCTCCCGACCATCGAGCAGGCATACGCGGAGTTGCCCGCCTTCGACGCGAAGGACGGGCCGCGTTACCCGGTCCTGGGCGTGTGGGTCGCCGGGGACGAGGTGTGCGGGCTGGGCATCCGGGAGGGGCGCACACGGGTAACGGACAACCGGGCGACCTTCGTGCCGCACGTCGTCCTGCCGGGGTGA
- a CDS encoding GNAT family N-acetyltransferase: protein MPDLRPLAPADAALALPALRELRPHAPATAGVSELAAYLHSVEAKGYRLVGVFESGRTEAAAVAGYRVYTMLAFGRALYVDDLSTLPDARGRGHARALLAWLEAEARRLGCDSLQLDSGVGERRWTAHRLYLSTGFNISCHHFEKGLT from the coding sequence ATGCCCGACCTGCGTCCCCTTGCTCCTGCCGACGCCGCCCTGGCCCTCCCCGCCCTGCGCGAGCTGCGCCCGCACGCGCCCGCCACCGCCGGGGTCAGCGAACTCGCCGCCTACCTGCATTCGGTGGAGGCCAAGGGCTACCGACTGGTCGGTGTCTTCGAATCGGGCCGGACCGAGGCGGCGGCGGTGGCGGGATACCGTGTCTACACCATGCTCGCCTTCGGGCGGGCACTGTACGTGGACGACCTCTCGACGCTGCCGGACGCCCGGGGGAGGGGACACGCCCGCGCGCTGCTGGCCTGGCTGGAGGCCGAGGCGAGGCGGCTGGGCTGCGACAGCCTGCAACTCGACTCCGGGGTGGGGGAAAGGCGCTGGACCGCGCACCGCCTGTATCTCTCCACGGGGTTCAACATCTCCTGCCACCACTTCGAGAAGGGGCTGACGTGA
- a CDS encoding ATP-binding protein, with amino-acid sequence MTFGEGGERLGRVLGTEDVTPTVFWFAVAPGASVGLDDLVVVRTLKPDGREVRFYGLVDNVRKRHEGVTFESDVEDVVAGVLPASVSYAARVLVTRVDPEHFIPPQPGDEVRRAHGADLDMALSADKMKEAAFPAGLLADGQPLPLNFRFVNGESGGHINISGISGVATKTSYALFLLHSIFRSGVMDRVARAGGGHTAGTAGGKAIIFNVKGEDLLFLDQPNGRVQEREAEAQAAKGLSADRYTLMGLPMSPFRDAQFLAPPRPGASNNAIVPHTDQRAQGVTPFVFTLREFCERRMLPYVFSDAGGSLNIGFVIGNIEEKLFKLAQTQASAGAGLGVTDWKVEESSNIPENIDFSDVGAVNIQTFDQLISYLEYKLLDENEGLGDKRWVLGQTQGTLRAFVRRLRGVQKHLSPLVRGDLSEAQARQYRPNLLGGTQLSVVDIHNLSGPAQMFVVGVLLREVFEHKEKYGRQNTVFVVLDELNKYAPRDEGSPIKDVLLEIAERGRSLGIILIGAQQTASEVERRIVSNAAIRVVGRLDLAEAERPEYRFLPQSFRARAGILQPGTMLVSQPDVPNPVLVNYPFPAWATRRDEVAEEVGQSVEEVGEDWLGY; translated from the coding sequence GTGACCTTTGGGGAAGGCGGCGAGCGCCTGGGCCGCGTGCTCGGCACCGAGGACGTGACGCCCACCGTCTTCTGGTTCGCGGTGGCGCCGGGGGCGAGCGTGGGGCTGGACGATCTCGTGGTGGTGCGGACCCTCAAGCCGGACGGGCGGGAGGTGCGCTTCTACGGCCTAGTGGATAACGTCCGCAAGCGGCACGAGGGCGTGACCTTCGAGTCGGACGTGGAGGACGTGGTGGCGGGGGTGCTGCCCGCCTCTGTGAGCTACGCGGCGCGGGTGCTGGTGACCCGGGTGGACCCCGAGCACTTCATCCCGCCCCAGCCCGGCGACGAGGTGCGCCGCGCGCACGGGGCGGACCTCGACATGGCCCTCAGCGCCGACAAGATGAAGGAGGCGGCCTTCCCGGCGGGCCTGCTCGCGGACGGGCAGCCCCTGCCGCTGAACTTCCGTTTCGTGAACGGCGAGAGCGGCGGCCACATCAACATCAGCGGCATCTCGGGCGTGGCGACGAAGACGAGTTACGCCCTCTTCCTGCTGCACTCGATCTTCCGCAGCGGCGTGATGGACCGTGTGGCCCGGGCGGGCGGCGGCCACACGGCGGGGACGGCGGGCGGCAAGGCGATCATCTTCAACGTGAAGGGCGAGGACCTGCTCTTCCTCGACCAGCCCAACGGCAGGGTGCAGGAACGCGAGGCCGAGGCCCAGGCTGCCAAGGGCCTGAGCGCGGACCGCTACACGCTGATGGGGCTGCCCATGTCCCCCTTCCGGGACGCGCAGTTCCTCGCGCCGCCTCGCCCGGGTGCTTCAAACAATGCCATTGTGCCCCACACCGACCAGCGGGCGCAGGGGGTGACCCCCTTCGTCTTCACCCTGCGTGAGTTCTGCGAGCGGCGGATGCTGCCCTACGTCTTCTCGGACGCCGGAGGCAGCCTGAACATCGGGTTCGTGATCGGGAACATCGAGGAAAAGCTCTTCAAGCTCGCCCAGACGCAGGCCTCGGCGGGAGCGGGCCTCGGCGTCACGGACTGGAAGGTCGAGGAGAGTTCCAACATCCCCGAGAACATCGACTTCAGCGATGTGGGGGCCGTCAACATCCAGACCTTCGACCAGCTCATCTCCTACCTCGAATACAAGCTGCTCGACGAGAACGAGGGGCTGGGCGACAAGAGGTGGGTCCTCGGCCAGACCCAGGGCACCCTGCGCGCCTTCGTGCGGCGGCTGCGCGGGGTGCAAAAACACCTCTCGCCCCTGGTGCGCGGCGACCTCAGCGAGGCGCAGGCCCGTCAGTACCGCCCCAATCTCCTCGGCGGGACGCAACTGAGCGTGGTGGACATCCACAACCTCTCCGGCCCGGCGCAGATGTTCGTGGTGGGCGTGCTGCTGCGCGAGGTGTTCGAGCACAAGGAGAAATACGGGCGGCAGAACACCGTCTTCGTGGTGCTGGACGAGCTGAACAAGTACGCCCCGCGCGACGAGGGCAGCCCCATCAAGGACGTGCTGCTGGAGATCGCCGAACGGGGCCGCTCCCTGGGGATCATCCTGATCGGCGCTCAGCAGACGGCCTCGGAGGTCGAGCGGCGCATCGTGTCGAACGCGGCGATCCGGGTGGTGGGGCGCCTCGACCTCGCGGAGGCCGAGCGGCCCGAGTACCGCTTCCTGCCGCAGAGCTTCCGGGCGCGGGCGGGCATCCTCCAGCCGGGGACCATGCTCGTCTCCCAGCCCGACGTGCCCAACCCGGTCCTTGTGAACTACCCCTTCCCCGCCTGGGCCACCCGCCGCGACGAGGTGGCCGAGGAGGTGGGGCAGAGCGTGGAGGAGGTGGGCGAGGACTGGCTGGGATACTGA
- a CDS encoding DNA double-strand break repair nuclease NurA, producing MPPMRIRLDPWPVDIEGGQLGLQRFEGDLIDIETPRWAAVAAKPVPERLHTVHVVDGKRRMESRVFIEDEAGEAGMGGFGAYVVGAVRMCPHGSRPAELTDVRARRLLAHAPGLRVDPYRLSPRDPHTGTLQYTPIVTESADPLAPLHKLQQVMLAEEQNLSHGLASQVPFSEEDDREALTSLTIQDGTLRSKNLGGAVVGCVKTMQTQYLPADRASLLSELRPGERTPILHMKYANSPYTRFIWYVRLCEAAFYQHPMSGVMRLEMYAPDDSDFLPPIVREVANVSGHLLCRLASRAHKDPRAPQNLIPTAALESAMTRAMGSADLVTRRLRAHIARELGVVA from the coding sequence ATGCCCCCCATGCGGATTCGCCTTGACCCCTGGCCCGTGGACATCGAGGGCGGGCAACTCGGCCTGCAACGCTTCGAGGGCGATCTGATCGACATCGAGACGCCCCGCTGGGCGGCGGTGGCGGCGAAACCCGTCCCCGAGCGTCTGCACACGGTCCATGTCGTGGACGGCAAGCGGCGGATGGAATCGCGCGTCTTCATCGAGGACGAGGCGGGCGAGGCGGGCATGGGCGGCTTCGGGGCCTACGTGGTGGGCGCGGTGCGGATGTGCCCGCACGGGTCGCGGCCCGCCGAGCTGACCGACGTACGGGCGCGGCGCCTCCTCGCCCACGCGCCGGGGCTGCGGGTGGACCCCTACCGCCTCTCGCCGCGCGACCCGCACACGGGAACGCTGCAATACACGCCCATCGTCACTGAGAGCGCCGATCCCCTCGCGCCGCTCCACAAGTTGCAACAGGTCATGCTGGCGGAGGAACAGAATCTCTCCCACGGCCTCGCCTCGCAGGTGCCCTTCTCCGAGGAGGACGACCGGGAGGCCCTGACCTCGCTGACGATCCAGGACGGCACCCTGCGCTCGAAGAACCTGGGCGGCGCCGTCGTGGGCTGCGTAAAGACGATGCAGACCCAGTACCTCCCCGCCGACCGCGCCTCGCTGCTCTCGGAACTGCGGCCTGGCGAGCGCACGCCCATCCTGCACATGAAGTACGCCAACAGCCCCTACACCCGCTTCATCTGGTACGTGCGGCTGTGCGAGGCCGCCTTCTACCAGCACCCCATGTCCGGCGTGATGCGGCTGGAGATGTACGCCCCCGACGACTCCGACTTCCTGCCGCCCATCGTGCGCGAGGTGGCGAACGTCAGCGGCCATCTCCTGTGCCGCCTCGCCAGCCGGGCGCACAAGGACCCCCGTGCCCCCCAGAACCTGATCCCGACCGCCGCCCTGGAGAGCGCCATGACCCGCGCGATGGGCAGCGCCGACCTCGTGACCCGCCGCCTAAGGGCCCATATTGCCAGAGAGCTTGGGGTGGTCGCGTGA
- a CDS encoding Crp/Fnr family transcriptional regulator yields MTLYSTPPVSSDLRSRPLRRGDTLYYAGDSAPTLYRLDSGLLRAVRLTPQGRNLTVRHVLPGDIFGEETLHGLPRSHQMIALTDASLTPIHIQHLSAAELWEVTRSLSAQLQRVMNDGVHIQDGELRERIARYLLSLADSSLGGVHEGGQRFVRATHELIAEGTGATRESVSKLIGEMRDDGLLTPAYRCLTLTDEARLRELSGYHG; encoded by the coding sequence ATGACGTTGTACAGCACCCCCCCGGTCAGTTCCGACCTTCGCAGCAGGCCACTGCGCCGTGGTGACACGCTGTACTACGCGGGCGACTCGGCGCCCACCCTCTACCGCCTCGACAGCGGCCTTCTGCGTGCCGTGCGCCTGACGCCCCAGGGCCGCAACCTGACCGTGCGCCACGTGCTGCCGGGCGATATCTTCGGCGAGGAGACCCTGCACGGGTTGCCGCGCAGCCACCAGATGATCGCCCTCACCGACGCCAGCCTCACGCCCATCCACATTCAGCACCTCAGCGCCGCCGAGCTGTGGGAGGTCACCCGCAGCCTCAGCGCCCAGCTCCAGCGGGTGATGAACGACGGCGTGCACATCCAGGACGGCGAACTGCGCGAGCGCATCGCCCGCTACCTCCTGAGCCTCGCCGACTCCAGCCTGGGCGGTGTCCACGAGGGCGGCCAGCGTTTCGTGCGCGCCACCCACGAACTCATCGCCGAGGGCACCGGGGCCACGCGCGAGAGCGTAAGCAAACTCATCGGCGAGATGCGCGACGACGGCCTGCTGACCCCCGCCTACCGCTGCCTGACCCTGACCGACGAGGCGCGGCTGCGGGAGTTGAGCGGGTATCACGGCTGA
- a CDS encoding histone deacetylase family protein: MPAPASDSPFLHPFRAYTPASYTFPLPEGHRFPAYKYAGVRDRLAGLLPVLETPALRWADAARVHDPEWLRRWRRGEVTAAEQRAFGLPWSPGVVERARRAAGGSLAALHDALECGWGANLAGGTHHAFADRAEGFCLVNDAAILTRLALDEGWANRVAVLDLDVHQGNGTAALLAGEERAFTLSVHGERNYPFRKERSSLDLSLPDGVTDVEYLRVLRESALPALDAFRPDLLLYLAGADVLAGDRFGRFALTLDGVRERNRAVLTWAREVDVPVVTMMAGGYNRDHALTVEAHASVVLDGLEVFA; encoded by the coding sequence GTGCCCGCGCCCGCCTCCGACTCCCCCTTTCTCCACCCCTTCCGGGCCTACACCCCGGCCTCGTACACCTTCCCCCTGCCGGAGGGCCACCGTTTCCCGGCGTACAAGTACGCGGGGGTCCGCGACCGGCTGGCGGGCCTGCTCCCCGTGCTGGAGACGCCCGCCCTGCGCTGGGCCGACGCCGCGCGCGTGCACGATCCCGAGTGGTTGCGGCGCTGGCGTCGGGGAGAGGTGACGGCCGCCGAGCAGCGCGCCTTCGGGCTGCCCTGGAGCCCCGGGGTGGTCGAGCGGGCGCGGCGGGCGGCGGGGGGCAGCCTCGCGGCCCTGCACGACGCCCTGGAGTGCGGCTGGGGCGCCAACCTCGCGGGCGGCACCCATCACGCCTTCGCCGACCGCGCCGAGGGTTTTTGCCTCGTCAACGACGCCGCGATCCTCACCCGCCTCGCGTTGGACGAGGGGTGGGCGAACCGGGTCGCCGTGCTCGACCTCGACGTTCATCAGGGCAACGGCACGGCGGCCCTCCTCGCCGGGGAGGAGCGGGCCTTTACCCTCAGCGTTCACGGTGAACGCAACTACCCCTTCCGCAAGGAGAGGAGCAGCCTCGACCTCAGCCTCCCCGACGGGGTCACCGACGTCGAGTACCTGCGGGTGCTGCGCGAGTCGGCCCTGCCCGCCCTGGACGCCTTCCGCCCCGACCTGCTCCTCTACCTCGCGGGGGCGGACGTACTCGCCGGGGACCGCTTCGGCCGCTTCGCCCTGACCCTGGACGGCGTGCGAGAGCGCAACCGGGCCGTGCTGACCTGGGCCCGGGAGGTGGACGTGCCCGTCGTGACCATGATGGCGGGCGGCTACAACCGCGACCACGCCCTCACCGTCGAGGCACACGCGAGCGTCGTTCTGGACGGCCTGGAGGTCTTCGCTTGA
- a CDS encoding carbohydrate kinase family protein — protein MTSPAQLPLIVSAGEALTDLVTAGENRWVAHPGGAGWNVARACTRLGIPSAFAGAVGQDNFGDDLAAASEAAGLDLRFLQRVPAPTLLAVVYRLTPPAYRFLGENSADLQFDPGRLPEDWLGAVRWLHVGGISLSRWPLADTLLGVTQAAKAAGVRVSFDPNARITHRHPDYPAVFRRVAGLSDLMKLSDEDLAFFFPGRSEEDALRELRGMNARCPIVITRGAQGATLYQPAGRADLPTAPVTVADTVGAGDALCAGLLVSAIERPEALWTDHLRMGLRAAAAACARPGAYAPTRADLEAVPLPG, from the coding sequence ATGACCAGCCCTGCCCAACTGCCCCTGATCGTGAGCGCCGGGGAGGCGCTGACCGACCTCGTGACCGCCGGGGAGAACCGCTGGGTGGCACACCCGGGCGGCGCGGGGTGGAACGTCGCGCGGGCCTGCACGCGGCTAGGGATCCCCAGCGCCTTTGCGGGGGCGGTCGGGCAGGATAACTTCGGGGACGACCTCGCGGCGGCGAGCGAGGCGGCGGGGCTCGACCTCCGTTTCCTCCAGAGGGTGCCCGCCCCCACCCTGCTCGCGGTCGTGTACCGGCTCACGCCGCCCGCCTACCGCTTCCTGGGCGAGAACAGCGCCGACCTCCAGTTCGACCCGGGACGCTTGCCCGAGGACTGGCTGGGGGCCGTGCGCTGGCTGCACGTCGGCGGCATCAGCCTGAGCCGCTGGCCGCTCGCCGACACGCTGCTCGGCGTGACCCAGGCGGCGAAGGCAGCGGGGGTGCGGGTCAGCTTCGATCCCAACGCCCGAATCACCCACCGCCACCCGGACTACCCGGCGGTCTTCCGGCGCGTGGCGGGGCTCTCGGATCTGATGAAGCTCAGCGACGAGGACCTTGCCTTCTTCTTCCCGGGACGATCCGAGGAGGATGCGCTGCGGGAGTTGCGCGGCATGAACGCCCGCTGCCCCATCGTGATCACGCGCGGGGCGCAGGGGGCGACCCTCTACCAGCCCGCCGGACGCGCCGACCTTCCCACCGCGCCCGTGACCGTGGCCGACACGGTGGGCGCCGGGGACGCCCTGTGCGCCGGTCTGCTCGTGAGCGCCATCGAGCGCCCCGAGGCGCTGTGGACCGACCACCTGCGAATGGGGTTGCGCGCCGCCGCCGCCGCCTGCGCCCGCCCAGGCGCCTACGCGCCGACCCGCGCGGACCTGGAGGCGGTGCCGCTGCCGGGGTAA